In Gammaproteobacteria bacterium, one DNA window encodes the following:
- a CDS encoding DUF927 domain-containing protein encodes MNTIPYIKRVSVAALGSIDSILSHWLPGGKREGSEYLTLNPKRADSAPGSFSINLKTGKWSDFATGDKGLDLVALVAYLESESQGKAARRLAAFLGLELEEISPPKRASSDSRKPGNGKPSTSNKESNAATIPPGGGSDGDGWQCVMPVPDDAPPPPAAHSKHGKPSRRYPYLAQDGRVNFYHDRYDKPKGEKKQFSPLTLWRKADKYEWRFKVPPGLRPLYGLPGLLQFPVAVCWFTEGEKAAEALQKLLPDHPVLCWQGGSQAVEKSDYTPLAGRDCVIFPDYDLPGKKAAGDLLKRLTAAGAGSVRVLHVDRLERAAGEPLQTGDDAADLVACGWDAGRFAEFLKREDAFLSDANPATGQSDSTDKPDEPQAEAVQRGFMLMDDSVLFLEPGKDGMLRRRKICGKLEVLARTRTADNKDWGLVCAFRDPDEMPKRIIIPMKDFCGDGMPVASALLSEGLEIMPKARPLLLEYLQTTEIKKRARTTNRTGWHGTADGLTFVLPDASLGQSDEEWLFNDNRPDSNPFKQRGTLKQWREQVAALCVGNSRLTFAVSVAFAAPLLHLIEMESGGFHYRGTTSSGKTSALIVAGSVCGSPEYLQRWRSTDNGLESTALSHCDALLTLDELKMIDARIAGESAYMLANGAAKVRANVTGGARSTAKWRLLFLSAGELSLAQHVAEGGKKTPAGAELRMADIPADAGHGLGCFENLHGFENGHEFAKALGAAVNKYYGTAFPAFIESVLKHRETLRESLFDARQTFEKATLTQAASGQAQRVAARFALAGAAGELATEWGITGWDPGASMQAAITCFKAWLQAFGGEGNKEERAMIEQVRHFLELHGEARFTDSDRANADDSHAPKTLNRAGFREKNHEGELEFFCLPEVFKTEICKGFDSRSVARLLIDRGCMKPGDGRNLATKKRLPGCGMQRVFHILATIWSSQND; translated from the coding sequence ATGAACACAATTCCTTACATTAAACGGGTTTCAGTAGCCGCTCTGGGTAGCATTGATAGTATCTTGAGTCACTGGCTACCCGGCGGCAAGCGTGAAGGTAGCGAATACCTTACGTTAAACCCTAAGCGTGCGGATAGCGCACCCGGTTCATTTAGCATCAATCTTAAAACCGGCAAATGGTCAGACTTTGCCACCGGTGACAAAGGGCTTGATCTGGTGGCACTGGTTGCCTATCTGGAAAGTGAATCCCAAGGAAAAGCCGCCCGCCGTTTGGCGGCTTTTCTGGGACTCGAACTGGAAGAAATCAGCCCGCCAAAACGCGCCAGTAGCGATTCCAGAAAACCGGGCAATGGTAAACCATCAACCAGCAACAAAGAATCTAACGCGGCTACGATTCCGCCGGGCGGCGGTAGCGATGGCGACGGCTGGCAATGCGTCATGCCGGTTCCCGATGATGCGCCGCCGCCACCGGCTGCGCATTCAAAGCACGGGAAACCGTCAAGGCGTTATCCGTACCTTGCGCAAGATGGCCGCGTGAATTTTTATCATGACCGATACGACAAGCCCAAGGGTGAGAAGAAACAGTTTTCACCGCTGACACTTTGGCGGAAAGCCGATAAGTATGAATGGCGGTTCAAGGTTCCGCCGGGCTTGCGTCCGCTGTATGGCTTGCCGGGATTGCTGCAATTCCCTGTTGCTGTGTGCTGGTTTACCGAAGGCGAAAAGGCAGCCGAAGCCCTGCAAAAGCTGCTGCCTGATCATCCTGTTTTGTGCTGGCAAGGCGGAAGCCAAGCCGTTGAGAAATCGGATTATACCCCGCTGGCCGGGCGTGATTGCGTGATCTTTCCGGATTACGATCTACCCGGCAAGAAGGCCGCCGGTGATTTGCTGAAACGGTTGACGGCTGCGGGTGCTGGTTCGGTTCGTGTGTTGCATGTCGACCGGCTGGAACGCGCAGCCGGTGAACCATTGCAAACGGGAGACGATGCCGCCGATTTGGTGGCGTGCGGCTGGGATGCTGGCCGGTTCGCTGAGTTTCTGAAGCGTGAGGATGCATTCCTGTCTGATGCCAATCCCGCCACCGGGCAATCGGATTCAACCGATAAACCCGATGAGCCGCAAGCGGAAGCCGTGCAACGCGGCTTCATGCTGATGGATGATTCCGTGCTTTTTCTCGAACCGGGTAAGGACGGTATGCTACGCCGCCGCAAGATATGCGGAAAACTGGAAGTATTGGCGCGTACACGCACAGCCGATAACAAGGATTGGGGGTTGGTTTGCGCCTTCCGTGATCCGGATGAAATGCCAAAGCGGATTATTATCCCGATGAAAGATTTTTGCGGCGATGGTATGCCGGTTGCATCGGCGCTGCTATCAGAAGGGCTGGAAATCATGCCCAAAGCCCGTCCATTGCTTCTTGAATACTTGCAGACAACCGAGATCAAGAAACGAGCTCGAACGACCAACCGCACCGGCTGGCATGGGACTGCTGACGGCTTGACGTTTGTTCTGCCTGATGCCTCACTGGGTCAATCCGATGAAGAGTGGCTATTCAATGATAACCGCCCGGATTCAAACCCATTCAAACAGCGTGGCACGCTGAAGCAATGGCGGGAACAGGTGGCGGCTTTGTGCGTAGGGAATAGCCGCCTGACGTTTGCGGTGTCGGTTGCGTTTGCCGCCCCGCTGCTGCATTTGATTGAAATGGAATCCGGCGGCTTTCATTACCGGGGCACGACTTCCAGCGGCAAAACGAGCGCTTTGATTGTGGCCGGTAGCGTGTGCGGTTCGCCCGAGTATTTGCAGCGGTGGCGGTCAACGGATAACGGGCTGGAAAGTACCGCCTTGTCTCACTGCGATGCGCTTCTAACCCTGGATGAATTGAAGATGATCGATGCTCGCATTGCCGGGGAATCGGCCTACATGCTGGCAAACGGTGCGGCCAAGGTGCGGGCGAATGTGACCGGCGGCGCACGCAGTACCGCTAAGTGGCGGCTGCTGTTCCTGTCCGCCGGTGAGTTGAGTCTAGCCCAGCATGTGGCGGAAGGTGGCAAGAAAACGCCCGCCGGTGCTGAATTGCGCATGGCCGATATTCCCGCCGATGCCGGGCATGGTTTGGGCTGTTTCGAGAACTTGCACGGCTTCGAGAATGGGCATGAGTTCGCCAAAGCTTTGGGCGCGGCGGTTAATAAATATTACGGCACAGCCTTCCCGGCATTCATTGAAAGCGTGCTGAAACACCGGGAAACATTGCGGGAATCACTGTTCGATGCCCGGCAAACGTTCGAGAAAGCAACGCTGACCCAAGCTGCCAGCGGTCAAGCGCAACGGGTAGCGGCAAGGTTTGCTTTGGCCGGTGCTGCCGGTGAACTGGCGACAGAATGGGGTATTACCGGCTGGGATCCGGGCGCATCGATGCAAGCCGCCATCACCTGCTTTAAGGCATGGCTGCAAGCATTCGGCGGTGAAGGCAACAAGGAAGAACGTGCCATGATTGAACAGGTGCGGCATTTCCTGGAATTGCACGGTGAGGCAAGGTTTACCGATAGCGACCGGGCAAACGCCGATGACAGCCATGCGCCAAAGACTTTGAACCGTGCGGGCTTTCGTGAAAAGAACCATGAAGGGGAATTAGAGTTCTTTTGCTTGCCGGAAGTGTTCAAGACTGAAATCTGCAAAGGTTTCGATTCCCGATCAGTTGCGCGCCTGCTGATTGATCGCGGTTGCATGAAGCCGGGCGATGGTCGCAATTTAGCAACAAAAAAACGGCTTCCGGGTTGCGGTATGCAGCGGGTATTTCACATCCTTGCAACCATTTGGAGTTCACAAAATGATTGA
- a CDS encoding AlpA family phage regulatory protein — protein MNQTLSTPQHHLTGETGQLPAIPATEKLLPLPEVESRSGFKSSFIYQLIKQGKFPAPVKIGNASRWRESEVQQWIQDQIKGDTPAKRAEVRA, from the coding sequence ATGAATCAAACTTTATCAACCCCGCAGCATCATTTAACCGGCGAAACCGGGCAATTGCCAGCAATACCGGCAACAGAAAAGCTTCTACCACTTCCGGAAGTTGAATCACGATCCGGCTTCAAAAGCAGTTTCATCTATCAATTAATCAAACAGGGAAAATTCCCGGCACCGGTCAAGATCGGCAATGCCAGCCGCTGGCGTGAGTCTGAAGTTCAGCAATGGATTCAAGATCAAATCAAAGGCGATACACCCGCTAAGCGTGCAGAGGTGCGGGCATGA
- a CDS encoding DUF3579 domain-containing protein — MKTEPKEWLILGVTQDNQRFRPSDWAERLCGGLACYRNGRWVYSKHVHPVIRQSGICVLVEGALKDTNPDGYKFIMGFAYDNRLKVIPEKEVICEDTLAAEIELISFMKKLRLILLMQQRKVKFPFRH, encoded by the coding sequence ATGAAAACCGAACCTAAAGAGTGGCTGATTCTGGGCGTAACCCAAGATAATCAACGATTCAGACCGAGCGACTGGGCGGAAAGGCTTTGCGGGGGCCTTGCATGCTATAGGAATGGACGCTGGGTATACTCAAAACATGTTCATCCTGTTATACGTCAGAGCGGAATCTGTGTGTTAGTAGAAGGGGCATTAAAAGATACAAACCCGGACGGGTACAAATTCATTATGGGTTTTGCCTATGATAATAGGCTTAAAGTGATACCAGAAAAAGAAGTGATTTGTGAGGATACATTAGCCGCAGAAATAGAGCTCATATCATTTATGAAAAAACTTAGACTGATTCTATTGATGCAGCAAAGAAAGGTTAAATTTCCGTTTAGGCATTGA
- a CDS encoding tyrosine-type recombinase/integrase, whose amino-acid sequence MAIKELLTDLSCKNAAAEGSKIRKLHDGQGLYLWVYEDGRKYWRLRYKIHDKEKSLSLGVYPVVGLKQARQLAQAERVKLMGNIDPSIDRKLNKQKAKEAAANSFEATAREWYTKQTHTWAGSHAKDVLRRLEGNVFPYIGMYPISTIEAPQLLNMIRIIEQRGSYDLAHRVLGVCGQVFRYGISSGRCTRDPSSDLRGALTPYKKKNQAAVKPEELPELLRSIATYECIGDRQTQLALQLLALTFVRTNELIGALWEEIELNNALWVVPATRMKMKNEHVIPLTHQALNILTELKSIAGDSRYLLPGRNPNKPISNNTLLFALYRLGYKGKMTGHGFRTVASTALNESGLFSPDAIERQLAHGERNEVRGAYNRAEYLPERKRMMIWWSNHIEALEKGAEVIPLFGKSN is encoded by the coding sequence ATGGCCATCAAGGAATTATTGACTGATCTATCCTGCAAGAATGCGGCCGCTGAAGGTTCCAAAATTCGCAAGCTTCACGATGGCCAAGGGCTTTATCTTTGGGTTTATGAAGATGGCCGCAAGTATTGGCGGCTGCGCTATAAGATTCATGATAAGGAAAAATCTTTATCCCTTGGCGTTTATCCTGTTGTTGGGTTAAAGCAAGCAAGGCAGCTTGCACAGGCGGAACGCGTGAAGCTGATGGGCAATATCGACCCTTCCATTGACCGCAAGCTGAACAAGCAAAAAGCCAAGGAAGCCGCCGCCAATAGCTTTGAAGCCACCGCCCGCGAATGGTACACAAAGCAAACGCATACATGGGCAGGCAGTCATGCAAAGGATGTGCTGCGACGGCTGGAAGGCAATGTATTCCCTTATATCGGCATGTACCCTATCAGCACGATTGAAGCCCCACAGTTGCTCAATATGATCCGCATAATTGAACAGCGAGGCTCTTATGATCTGGCGCACCGAGTGCTGGGGGTATGCGGTCAAGTATTCCGCTATGGCATATCAAGCGGCCGCTGCACCCGCGATCCTTCCAGCGATCTGCGGGGCGCACTCACACCGTACAAAAAGAAAAACCAGGCAGCGGTTAAACCGGAAGAATTGCCGGAACTGCTGCGATCAATTGCCACCTATGAATGCATCGGCGATAGGCAAACACAGCTTGCCTTGCAATTGCTGGCTTTAACCTTCGTTCGTACCAATGAACTGATAGGCGCGCTATGGGAAGAAATCGAATTGAACAATGCGCTATGGGTTGTGCCAGCTACGCGCATGAAAATGAAAAATGAACACGTTATACCCCTTACCCATCAAGCATTGAACATACTGACAGAACTCAAAAGCATCGCCGGTGATAGCCGTTACCTGCTGCCCGGCAGAAACCCAAACAAGCCCATCAGCAACAATACATTGCTTTTTGCACTGTACCGCCTGGGGTATAAAGGCAAAATGACCGGGCACGGCTTCCGGACGGTTGCTTCCACGGCATTGAATGAATCCGGTTTATTCAGTCCCGATGCCATTGAGCGACAATTGGCGCACGGTGAACGGAATGAAGTCCGGGGCGCATATAACCGGGCGGAATACTTGCCGGAAAGAAAGAGAATGATGATCTGGTGGAGTAACCATATCGAAGCCCTGGAAAAGGGAGCGGAAGTCATTCCGTTGTTCGGAAAATCGAATTGA
- a CDS encoding IS5 family transposase, producing MLPQIERHYPKIGRRGCQPMALGNMFRIYCLQNWFNLSDRQTEDTLYEIESMRRFAGFGWITDALPDETTILNFRHLLEKYELTAVLLEAINAHLKTQGLLVSKGTMVDATLIHAPSSTKNREQARDPEMHQTKKGKQWYFGMKVHVGADVDCGAVHAVKITATNEADINVLPKLLRAEDEVIFNEPGYTAMNTNADRESPRDFRR from the coding sequence TTGCTGCCGCAAATTGAACGGCATTATCCCAAGATAGGGAGGCGGGGCTGCCAGCCGATGGCGCTGGGGAATATGTTTCGTATCTACTGCCTGCAGAATTGGTTCAACCTGTCAGACCGGCAGACGGAAGATACCCTGTACGAGATCGAGAGCATGCGGCGCTTTGCGGGATTCGGCTGGATTACCGATGCCCTGCCGGACGAGACCACGATACTGAATTTCCGTCATCTTTTGGAGAAGTACGAATTGACGGCGGTATTGCTGGAAGCGATCAATGCCCACCTTAAGACCCAAGGGCTGTTAGTTTCCAAAGGTACTATGGTAGATGCCACACTTATTCATGCGCCAAGTTCGACCAAGAATCGGGAACAGGCACGTGATCCTGAGATGCACCAGACGAAGAAGGGAAAGCAATGGTACTTTGGCATGAAGGTGCATGTTGGGGCCGATGTGGATTGCGGGGCGGTGCACGCGGTTAAAATTACCGCCACCAACGAAGCCGATATCAATGTTCTGCCCAAGCTATTGCGGGCGGAAGACGAGGTTATATTTAATGAGCCGGGCTACACAGCGATGAATACAAACGCGGATCGTGAATCGCCCCGGGATTTCCGGAGATAA